In Petrotoga miotherma DSM 10691, one DNA window encodes the following:
- the glyS gene encoding glycine--tRNA ligase subunit beta, translating to MLNRAIFEIGVEDLPPSEFDNIRAQLEEGLKKSFEKNDLNFLSMNIFISPRRFGAYIVGLPDKQPDKKEKRKGPPKKICFDGNNQPTKALEGFAKSQGVQVKDVKFENNDGAEYAYIESVKAGEPTKIILQNIIPELITNMNFAKSMRWGKGNYTFVRPVHWVLGLYNREILEFEIFDEKSSNKSYGHRFFGEEILITNPQSFFSELKKNYVIPLYEERIEVIEREIHELEDEYNIKISLEEHEDLIREIAKMTEFPKGVVGSFDEKYLFLPPEIIIVTVRHHQRSFVAMKDGKVINKYIAFQDGFGRKGNVTNGYTRVINARLDDAAFYYEDDLKADIQKRLEDLKSITYQVELGNYREKCERISTLSSKIAEKLGFENLDVVKRAGLLCKIDIPSKVVYEFPELQGIMARIYLKHKEENEDVFLTAQEHYKPLSENDEISQNLVANLVSLADKIDDLVGYFGIGKIPSGSKDPFGLRRKAFGILRILISLDWDLNLKELIDLSEKTFVESGKSNISIKSVENELINFLSNRLETILEREKISKEAINSVLINIYKPLRAYLAAKSLDKFIKKEEFRDFIIAFQRVNNISKNHKSQEYNGRLFIEEEEKTLFQKYLEVKSHFENCLKKLDYDGAIESLISLKENIDRYFDNIFVMSEDESIRSNRLGFLKSLSALFYEIGDVEKLYKG from the coding sequence ATGTTGAATAGGGCAATTTTTGAAATAGGTGTTGAAGATTTACCCCCATCAGAATTTGATAATATCCGAGCTCAATTAGAAGAAGGATTAAAAAAATCATTTGAAAAAAATGATTTAAATTTTTTATCCATGAATATCTTCATTTCCCCTCGTAGGTTTGGAGCTTACATCGTGGGCCTTCCAGATAAACAGCCCGATAAAAAAGAAAAAAGAAAAGGTCCTCCAAAAAAGATTTGCTTTGATGGAAATAACCAACCCACGAAAGCACTCGAAGGTTTTGCTAAAAGCCAAGGTGTCCAGGTAAAAGATGTAAAATTTGAAAACAATGACGGCGCAGAATACGCATATATAGAGTCTGTTAAAGCGGGAGAACCCACAAAAATTATTTTACAAAATATCATTCCAGAATTGATAACCAACATGAATTTTGCCAAAAGTATGAGGTGGGGAAAAGGTAATTACACCTTTGTAAGACCGGTACATTGGGTCTTAGGTTTGTACAACAGAGAGATTTTAGAATTTGAAATATTCGATGAAAAATCCTCCAACAAAAGTTATGGCCATCGTTTTTTTGGTGAAGAGATATTGATTACAAATCCTCAAAGTTTCTTTAGTGAATTAAAAAAGAACTATGTAATCCCTCTATATGAAGAAAGAATAGAAGTAATAGAGAGAGAAATTCATGAGTTAGAAGATGAATATAATATCAAGATTTCTTTGGAAGAGCACGAGGATTTAATTCGAGAAATTGCCAAAATGACAGAATTTCCCAAAGGGGTAGTTGGAAGTTTTGATGAAAAATATCTTTTTCTACCCCCAGAAATTATTATTGTCACTGTAAGACACCATCAAAGAAGTTTTGTGGCGATGAAAGATGGAAAGGTAATCAATAAATACATAGCTTTCCAAGACGGCTTTGGCAGGAAAGGCAACGTTACAAATGGCTATACTAGAGTAATAAACGCAAGATTAGACGATGCGGCTTTTTACTATGAAGATGACTTAAAAGCGGATATACAGAAGAGGCTTGAAGATTTAAAGAGTATTACTTATCAAGTAGAATTAGGTAATTACAGAGAAAAATGTGAGCGAATATCAACACTCAGTTCAAAAATTGCCGAAAAACTGGGTTTTGAAAATTTAGATGTAGTTAAAAGAGCCGGGTTGTTATGTAAAATTGACATTCCTTCCAAAGTTGTATATGAATTTCCTGAATTGCAAGGAATTATGGCGAGAATCTATTTGAAACATAAAGAAGAAAATGAAGATGTTTTCTTAACGGCCCAAGAACACTACAAGCCTCTTTCGGAAAATGATGAAATATCTCAAAATTTAGTCGCTAACCTCGTCTCCTTAGCTGATAAAATAGATGACCTCGTTGGATACTTCGGTATTGGAAAGATCCCTTCAGGATCAAAAGATCCTTTTGGATTGAGAAGAAAAGCTTTTGGAATCTTAAGAATCTTAATATCGTTGGATTGGGACCTGAATCTTAAAGAACTTATCGATTTATCAGAAAAGACCTTCGTTGAAAGTGGAAAATCTAATATCTCAATAAAATCTGTAGAAAATGAGTTAATAAATTTCTTATCCAACCGTTTAGAAACCATTTTAGAAAGAGAAAAAATATCCAAAGAGGCTATAAATTCGGTTTTAATAAATATATATAAACCTTTAAGAGCTTACTTGGCTGCAAAATCTTTGGACAAGTTTATAAAAAAAGAAGAATTTCGAGATTTTATTATTGCGTTTCAAAGGGTAAACAACATTTCGAAAAATCATAAATCCCAAGAATATAATGGAAGACTATTCATAGAAGAAGAAGAAAAAACATTATTTCAAAAATATTTAGAAGTCAAATCCCATTTTGAAAACTGTTTGAAAAAATTAGATTACGACGGGGCAATTGAAAGCTTAATCTCTTTAAAAGAAAATATTGACAGATATTTTGATAACATCTTTGTTATGTCTGAAGACGAATCTATAAGAAGCAATAGACTAGGTTTTTTAAAATCTTTATCTGCTCTGTTTTATGAAATTGGAGACGTGGAAAAATTATACAAGGGCTAA
- a CDS encoding TM0106 family RecB-like putative nuclease has translation MDLLYYENFKSCSYFVPTYKRQGSYFDINLNGLNVEANFESINNGVVKIVRMGNNFKKSYWLHIYTVYRYFKDKGEPIKRIVLETSNGSYEINVSDILLREKWIKKELNKLKSTKKVHGSHCKFCKIKNQCHLEFLREGDYSVVPNLSKPMIEDLKNMNLDPLTVIKTNQIEKLDKRFKKPLYNLKSLIENQVYVIDKHSLPEDYIVFDVETYLNKDFLFGFLENETYIPFFLGKNAYKNAVKMVDFLYERDKVLLHYDKNDLTALKKLSSKYPILRDKLNKISSRTCDLYEIIRKNYSLPVVSYSLKDISKYFGFDWKTELNGFAVIPEYKSYLNGNKNALKNIFKYNEDDCRATKLVLESLKTI, from the coding sequence ATGGATTTACTTTACTATGAAAATTTTAAAAGTTGTAGTTATTTTGTTCCTACCTATAAAAGGCAAGGCTCCTACTTTGATATTAACCTAAATGGTTTGAACGTTGAAGCTAATTTTGAAAGTATTAACAACGGTGTAGTGAAAATCGTTAGAATGGGGAACAATTTTAAAAAGTCTTATTGGTTACATATATATACCGTATATAGATATTTCAAAGATAAGGGTGAACCTATAAAAAGAATAGTTTTGGAAACATCCAATGGAAGTTACGAAATAAATGTTTCAGATATTCTTTTAAGAGAAAAATGGATAAAGAAAGAACTTAACAAACTTAAATCAACGAAAAAAGTCCATGGGTCACACTGCAAGTTTTGCAAAATTAAAAACCAATGTCATTTGGAATTTTTAAGGGAAGGAGATTATTCTGTAGTCCCAAATTTAAGTAAACCTATGATTGAGGATTTAAAAAACATGAATTTGGATCCCTTGACAGTTATAAAAACCAATCAAATAGAAAAATTAGACAAAAGATTCAAAAAGCCTTTATACAATCTAAAGTCTCTAATTGAAAACCAAGTTTACGTGATTGATAAGCACTCTCTTCCAGAAGATTATATAGTCTTTGACGTAGAAACTTACTTAAACAAAGACTTTTTGTTTGGATTTTTAGAGAATGAAACTTATATCCCTTTCTTTTTAGGAAAAAACGCATACAAAAACGCTGTAAAAATGGTAGATTTTCTGTATGAAAGAGACAAAGTGCTATTGCACTACGATAAAAACGATCTTACAGCCTTAAAAAAACTTTCATCTAAATATCCTATATTGAGAGATAAATTAAATAAAATCTCCTCAAGAACTTGTGATCTATACGAAATAATAAGAAAAAATTATAGCTTACCTGTTGTCTCTTATTCATTAAAAGACATCAGCAAATACTTTGGTTTTGATTGGAAAACAGAGTTAAATGGTTTTGCTGTTATACCCGAATACAAAAGCTATTTGAATGGCAATAAAAATGCTTTGAAAAATATTTTTAAATACAACGAAGATGATTGTCGAGCCACAAAATTAGTATTAGAAAGTCTTAAGACCATTTAA
- a CDS encoding chromate transporter: MKDLWNLFITFARIGSLTFGGGYAMLPMIQEEVVKKHNWATDEEVIDYYAIGQSTPGIIAINTATFIGYKLKGILGGIFATLGMVFPSIVIITIIAIFFEQFQNLQIVQNAFGGIRVVVVALMLNAIINMWKKSIKDYIGIIIFSVAFIVVAFLKLSPVVVVITSFIVGLIIQQNKDDDRK; encoded by the coding sequence ATGAAAGATTTATGGAATTTGTTTATAACTTTTGCTCGAATCGGGAGTCTAACTTTTGGTGGTGGCTACGCAATGTTACCAATGATTCAAGAAGAAGTTGTTAAAAAACACAATTGGGCAACTGATGAGGAAGTAATTGACTATTATGCCATTGGGCAGAGTACACCCGGAATAATCGCTATAAATACAGCTACTTTCATAGGTTACAAATTAAAAGGAATCCTTGGAGGAATATTTGCAACCTTAGGGATGGTCTTCCCTTCTATCGTAATAATAACCATTATTGCCATATTTTTCGAACAATTTCAAAATTTGCAAATAGTACAAAATGCTTTCGGTGGCATTAGGGTAGTTGTAGTTGCACTCATGTTGAACGCTATAATAAATATGTGGAAAAAGTCTATCAAAGATTACATAGGTATAATTATATTTTCAGTTGCTTTTATTGTTGTTGCCTTCCTAAAACTATCTCCAGTTGTAGTTGTGATAACTTCTTTCATAGTCGGATTGATTATACAACAAAATAAAGATGATGATAGAAAGTGA
- a CDS encoding chromate transporter: MNYIILFFEFFKIGLFSVGGGLATIPFLQDLARKYDWLTLNDLADYIAISESTPGPIGINTATFVGYNSGGIFGGIIAVLGIVTPSIIIITTIAHYFQRFNEKPFIQSGFYALRPAVVGLIGAATYEVAKVSLFYLERLTETQTLVSVFNFKAIILFLIIIYLMKRFKKHPVVYLALGAAVGIIFKF, translated from the coding sequence GTGAATTACATTATACTTTTTTTTGAATTCTTTAAAATAGGACTTTTTTCTGTAGGTGGAGGTTTAGCAACTATACCTTTTCTTCAAGATCTAGCTCGTAAGTATGATTGGTTAACCCTTAATGACTTAGCTGATTATATAGCTATATCCGAATCTACGCCGGGACCTATTGGAATAAACACAGCAACATTTGTGGGTTACAACTCGGGAGGTATTTTTGGTGGTATAATAGCTGTGCTGGGGATAGTGACACCTTCAATAATTATTATTACTACAATTGCCCATTACTTTCAAAGGTTCAATGAAAAACCATTTATACAAAGTGGATTTTATGCTTTAAGACCGGCAGTGGTTGGGCTGATAGGTGCCGCAACGTATGAAGTAGCAAAAGTTTCCTTATTTTATCTTGAGAGGCTTACAGAAACTCAAACTTTGGTTTCTGTGTTCAATTTTAAGGCTATAATATTGTTTCTAATCATCATTTATTTAATGAAACGATTTAAAAAGCATCCTGTAGTTTATTTGGCTTTAGGAGCGGCTGTTGGAATCATTTTTAAGTTTTAA
- a CDS encoding dTMP kinase: MKKGMLIVIESGTDASGKATQAEILSQRLKDEKIKAFKVEFPNYKSDSSALIKMYLKGEFGENPEAINPYAASTFFAVDRFATYQKELKPFYESGGVLISDRYTTSNMIYQSSKFENQSEKDEFLEWLWDLEFNKFNLPKPDYVIFLDIPPKISIELLKKRKEKIIALTGKDIHEKNIEYINKTYANAKYIAQKYNWTIINCLKENEELKSIEEIHEEIYSIWKNIRDLGEI; encoded by the coding sequence ATGAAAAAAGGAATGCTTATTGTAATAGAATCTGGAACGGACGCAAGTGGCAAAGCCACACAAGCAGAAATATTGTCACAAAGATTAAAAGATGAAAAAATCAAGGCATTTAAAGTTGAATTTCCAAATTACAAAAGCGACTCTTCCGCTTTGATAAAAATGTATTTAAAAGGGGAATTTGGGGAAAATCCTGAAGCAATAAATCCATATGCTGCTTCCACTTTTTTTGCTGTGGACCGATTCGCAACTTACCAAAAAGAATTAAAACCTTTTTATGAATCTGGAGGAGTTTTAATATCTGATAGGTATACAACTTCCAACATGATATATCAATCTTCAAAATTTGAAAATCAAAGTGAAAAAGATGAATTTTTGGAATGGCTTTGGGATTTGGAATTCAACAAATTTAATTTGCCAAAACCTGATTACGTAATATTTTTAGATATTCCTCCCAAAATAAGTATAGAATTGCTGAAAAAAAGAAAGGAAAAAATAATAGCCCTAACAGGAAAAGATATCCATGAAAAAAATATTGAATATATAAATAAGACATACGCAAATGCGAAATACATCGCCCAGAAGTACAATTGGACAATAATAAACTGTTTAAAAGAAAACGAAGAATTAAAATCAATCGAAGAAATTCACGAAGAGATCTACTCTATATGGAAAAACATAAGAGATTTGGGAGAAATATAA
- the cls gene encoding cardiolipin synthase, protein MAFAIIFKFGFWTFFVLIYAVVATTVIILERKRPEKTISWLLIFAVIPLIGFVIYLFFGRNWKRRKLTSDIYLNSNTTLSQEEKEWLKKVLGENDIQYLQLINLLKRNSKSPLFLGNDIEIFKNGKEKFSSFFKEIENAKESINLEYYIVKDDETGKKLKDLLIKKAKEGVEIKFIMDKIGSGRLKKSYIKQLKNAGVEIAFYSYFLSPLLKFVNTQVNYRNHRKIAIIDSKIGFIGGINIGNEYIGKSSLGYWRDLHLKVRGEAVNGLQKIFFEDYQTIVKAERKKEKIDPSKYFKKQERKGNSLIQIAVSGPESENSSIMQTIHKMITIAKDHIYIATPYFIPNDSILSALKIAALSGIKVKILFPGKMDHFLVYFASRTYLEEIIKYGVEVYFYRKDRFIHSKFVSIDGLISTVGTANIDIRSFELNYEANLLIYDREKTQQIEDIFLEDLKISSHISQDYFNNQPFLIKFTEAFSKIFSNLL, encoded by the coding sequence ATGGCTTTTGCTATAATTTTCAAATTTGGATTTTGGACTTTTTTTGTATTAATATATGCAGTTGTTGCTACGACTGTTATCATCTTGGAAAGAAAAAGACCAGAAAAAACCATAAGTTGGCTTTTAATATTTGCCGTAATCCCACTTATAGGCTTTGTAATCTACCTTTTTTTTGGAAGAAACTGGAAAAGAAGAAAACTTACCAGTGATATTTACTTGAATTCAAACACTACTTTATCGCAAGAAGAAAAAGAATGGCTAAAGAAGGTACTTGGGGAAAATGATATTCAATATTTACAACTAATTAATCTTTTAAAAAGGAACTCTAAGTCACCTTTATTTTTGGGAAACGACATAGAAATTTTTAAAAATGGGAAAGAAAAATTCTCTTCTTTCTTTAAAGAAATTGAAAACGCAAAAGAATCTATCAATTTAGAATACTATATTGTAAAAGACGATGAAACAGGAAAAAAACTTAAAGACCTCCTGATAAAAAAGGCTAAAGAGGGCGTAGAAATCAAATTCATTATGGATAAAATAGGTTCAGGTCGTCTAAAGAAAAGTTATATAAAGCAATTAAAAAATGCAGGAGTTGAAATTGCTTTTTATAGCTATTTTTTATCGCCTTTACTTAAATTTGTAAATACTCAGGTAAATTACAGAAATCACAGAAAAATAGCGATAATTGACTCTAAAATCGGATTTATCGGAGGGATAAACATTGGAAATGAATACATTGGTAAAAGTAGTTTGGGATATTGGAGAGACCTCCACTTAAAAGTTAGAGGAGAGGCTGTAAACGGACTTCAAAAAATTTTCTTTGAAGACTATCAAACAATTGTAAAGGCAGAGAGAAAAAAAGAAAAAATAGATCCTAGTAAATACTTTAAAAAACAAGAGAGAAAAGGGAACTCTTTAATACAAATAGCGGTGAGCGGCCCAGAGTCAGAAAATTCATCCATAATGCAAACGATCCATAAGATGATTACTATTGCTAAAGACCATATATACATAGCTACCCCGTACTTCATCCCAAATGATAGTATTCTTTCGGCTTTGAAAATAGCTGCTCTTTCAGGTATTAAAGTAAAAATCTTATTTCCGGGAAAGATGGATCATTTTTTAGTATATTTTGCTTCAAGAACATATTTGGAAGAAATTATAAAATATGGTGTTGAAGTCTATTTTTACAGAAAAGATCGATTCATACACTCTAAATTTGTATCCATAGATGGTTTAATATCAACCGTAGGGACCGCAAATATAGATATTCGAAGCTTTGAACTGAATTACGAAGCAAATCTCTTAATATACGATAGGGAAAAAACTCAACAAATAGAAGATATTTTTCTTGAGGATTTAAAAATTAGTTCTCACATTTCTCAAGATTACTTCAATAATCAACCTTTCCTTATCAAATTTACCGAAGCATTCAGCAAAATTTTCTCTAATCTCTTGTGA
- a CDS encoding ABC transporter substrate-binding protein — protein MKKVLTTLVIVSLFTFAFGVKIGITQIVEHPALNKIYQGIVDYLEESGVDFEYEHQSAQNSFQNAITIANKFKTDVDIIVAIATPSAQAAATEIKDKPVVFSAVTDPISAGLIPKFGKNPGNVVGISDMVPVETHVNLMRTIFPDAKNLAILYNTGEANSVFLADQTKKFALQLGFNVIEITGTNANELVTSLNAQANRIDVAYLYTDNLVASSAEILGQVFEKNKIPVVAGDIDIAKKTSVLGFGFDYYQVGIETGKIVLDLINGKKTYEIESRIVSADALTFYINLDRAQALDVNIPQQFLDIADEIVDAQ, from the coding sequence ATGAAAAAAGTATTAACAACTTTGGTAATCGTTTCTCTATTCACATTTGCTTTCGGTGTAAAGATTGGCATCACACAAATTGTGGAACACCCTGCTTTAAACAAGATTTATCAGGGAATAGTTGATTACCTTGAAGAGTCAGGTGTAGATTTTGAATATGAGCATCAAAGTGCTCAAAATAGTTTTCAAAATGCGATAACTATAGCTAACAAATTCAAAACAGATGTAGATATAATAGTTGCAATAGCAACCCCTTCCGCTCAAGCAGCGGCAACTGAAATAAAAGATAAGCCGGTGGTATTCAGTGCCGTTACGGATCCAATCAGTGCGGGTTTGATCCCCAAATTTGGTAAAAATCCAGGAAATGTTGTTGGAATAAGTGACATGGTTCCTGTGGAAACTCATGTAAACCTCATGAGAACAATATTTCCAGATGCCAAAAACTTAGCGATACTTTACAATACCGGAGAAGCTAACTCAGTTTTTTTAGCGGATCAAACTAAGAAATTTGCGCTCCAATTGGGATTCAATGTAATTGAAATCACGGGAACGAACGCCAATGAACTTGTAACTTCCTTAAACGCTCAAGCAAACAGGATAGATGTTGCCTATCTATACACAGATAATTTGGTTGCTTCATCTGCTGAAATCTTAGGCCAGGTATTCGAAAAAAACAAGATACCGGTAGTTGCAGGAGATATTGATATAGCAAAGAAAACATCAGTTTTAGGTTTTGGCTTTGATTATTATCAAGTAGGAATAGAGACAGGAAAAATTGTTCTTGATCTCATAAACGGCAAAAAAACTTACGAAATTGAGTCAAGGATAGTAAGTGCAGACGCACTAACGTTTTATATAAATTTAGACAGAGCTCAGGCCCTCGATGTAAACATACCTCAACAATTTTTAGATATTGCAGATGAAATAGTAGATGCACAATGA
- a CDS encoding ABC transporter permease: protein MDLVGILEQGLIASLVAMGVFISFRVIDLPDLTPDGSYVLGGAVTVAFMYAGLPWILCMILGGLMAGFFGIITALIHNKLKVNSLLASILVMTMLYSINIRVMNGPNVSVPKEITAQQEAQYTEKTKLDDILGMSSLNESQSNLPINDTKKTLSPFRENSGYNSTILIASIVFVSALLTIIFLRTELGIALRGYGGNKAGIKNLGMNPEIMSIIGLFLGNFFAGLSGSLFSMYGGFSDVNMGQGIVVTSLAAVILGEIIFGRFNSFYNMLCPIIGAVVYQFLLALAMRYGYIIGFQSSDMKLITALFIIIVIGLRRVEFKKWLSLKTSE from the coding sequence ATGGATTTAGTAGGTATATTAGAGCAAGGATTAATTGCCTCCCTTGTGGCAATGGGTGTGTTTATAAGTTTCAGAGTCATCGACCTTCCGGATTTAACACCTGATGGATCGTATGTATTGGGAGGAGCGGTAACCGTTGCGTTTATGTACGCAGGCCTGCCTTGGATACTGTGTATGATTCTAGGTGGTTTAATGGCCGGTTTTTTTGGAATAATAACCGCACTAATACATAACAAATTAAAAGTCAATTCTTTGTTAGCTAGCATATTGGTTATGACCATGCTTTATTCGATAAACATAAGGGTCATGAATGGACCGAACGTTTCTGTTCCAAAAGAAATAACAGCCCAGCAAGAAGCACAATACACAGAAAAAACGAAGTTAGATGACATTTTAGGCATGAGTAGCTTAAATGAAAGTCAAAGTAATTTACCAATAAACGATACCAAAAAAACCTTATCTCCATTCAGAGAAAACTCTGGATATAATTCTACCATCCTAATAGCTTCGATAGTATTTGTATCTGCTCTTCTAACAATAATCTTTTTGAGAACGGAGTTAGGAATTGCGCTCAGGGGATACGGGGGTAACAAGGCAGGAATCAAAAACCTGGGTATGAACCCCGAAATTATGAGTATAATCGGATTATTTTTAGGAAATTTCTTCGCGGGGCTTTCGGGATCCTTGTTCTCTATGTACGGTGGATTTTCAGATGTAAATATGGGGCAAGGCATAGTTGTAACTTCTTTAGCCGCGGTTATTTTGGGGGAGATCATATTTGGCAGGTTTAATTCGTTCTATAACATGTTATGCCCCATAATTGGAGCTGTTGTCTATCAATTTTTACTGGCATTAGCTATGAGATATGGTTACATAATCGGCTTCCAATCAAGCGATATGAAACTAATAACTGCGTTGTTCATAATAATAGTAATAGGATTAAGGAGGGTAGAATTTAAAAAATGGTTGAGCTTAAAAACATCAGAGTAG
- a CDS encoding ABC transporter ATP-binding protein, which produces MVELKNIRVVYNKNQVNEKKALDKFELSVKKGEFVTIIGPNGAGKTTLLKVLTGEVVLDEGSFTLNNKSIKRTKPYKLFRNVGIVYQEPDRGVFPDLTLEENLILGSKKGNRFFSFGKYQGLELLKSLNMGLENRLKTKVKEFSGGQKQALAMVLASITKPDLLLLDEHTAALDPKNVEKVMELTMKINKELGLTIIMITHNMKIVEKYSSRIVEIKDGKVTKDFVYEKIHNKEEFKKITAN; this is translated from the coding sequence ATGGTTGAGCTTAAAAACATCAGAGTAGTATACAATAAAAATCAAGTTAATGAAAAAAAAGCCTTGGACAAATTTGAACTAAGCGTTAAAAAGGGAGAATTCGTCACTATCATAGGTCCCAACGGTGCGGGAAAAACAACGCTTCTTAAAGTTTTAACCGGAGAGGTAGTGTTAGATGAAGGCAGTTTCACGCTAAATAACAAAAGCATAAAAAGAACCAAGCCCTACAAACTCTTTAGAAATGTCGGTATAGTGTATCAAGAACCTGATAGAGGTGTATTCCCTGATTTAACTCTTGAAGAAAATTTGATCTTGGGATCCAAAAAAGGCAACAGATTCTTTTCATTTGGAAAATATCAAGGATTAGAATTGTTGAAGTCTTTAAACATGGGATTAGAAAATAGGCTTAAAACAAAAGTCAAAGAATTTTCCGGGGGACAAAAACAGGCTCTCGCCATGGTACTTGCATCTATAACGAAGCCTGATCTTCTGCTATTAGACGAACATACTGCAGCTCTTGATCCCAAAAATGTCGAAAAGGTGATGGAACTAACAATGAAGATAAATAAAGAGCTTGGACTAACCATCATAATGATCACGCACAATATGAAAATAGTAGAAAAATATTCAAGTAGGATAGTGGAAATCAAAGACGGAAAAGTTACAAAAGATTTTGTCTACGAAAAAATACACAACAAAGAAGAATTTAAAAAAATTACAGCTAATTAA